In Formosa haliotis, the sequence TCGTCTGCGGTAAAATTACCAATATCTCCTTTATGATATCCACCTGCAGTATCACCCCATTTTCCATGGTTTTGTGCAGTTGGATTCCAGTGTCCTCCAGTCGATTTTCCATCAGGTGAAGAGCAGTCTGCTTTTTCGTGTAAATGAATCGCGTGCACCCCTGGAGTTAATCCTTCAAAAACGGCAACCATAGTTACTGTTCCGTTTTCTTCGGTAAATACAGCATTTCCTGATACACCACTATCGCTTTTAGCTTCTAATGCAACTTTTACTTTTTTAACTACAGGTTCTGCTTTTTGTTCTGTAGGAGGAGGAGTAGGCGTATCTGCGACTTTGGTTTCTTTTTTATCAGATTTACAACTAGTCGCAAAAACTAATGCTAGAGCGGCTATTAAAATTGTTCCTTTTTTCATTTTTAATTGTTTTTAATGATTGTAATTGGAAATTTACAGAATATTTAAACCAATTCAAATTTTACAGCATTCTAATTAATTGTTATATAAAATAGAATTACCTAAAAAATATTTTTAAACATGCTATTCATGTTAATTTTTTGTGAGAAATCAAGAAAATGAAATAAAACGTTTTGATTGCTTTAACAATCCGTGTTAAATAAAATGTAAAGTTTAATAAATCAATTGTTTGCTATTAACTATCTGATTACATTTACAATATAAATAGTTAGTTAGTTTTTTTTCAAATAATTCTATGATATAGTTTGGTTGGTTATTAAATAGAATTTATAGTTTGTTAGTTAATTTTTAGTTGAAAAGGGAGTTGTTTTTATAATAAAAATAATTCCCTTTTTTTATGCGCTTTTTTAGAAAATCTACCCTCCATTCTTATTCAACTTATTTTCTAAATCCACTTTGCACAGGTTACGATAAATCACATTAGGTTTCATCTTAGGTTAAACAACTTGGTTTTTTCACTAGAAATGGGTGTGTTGTAAATTGTTGTAAGACGCATATTTTGGTGCATAGATTACCCAAAAAGGCAGGGTTAAATCCTTATATTTGTGGGACTTGGGGATTAATATGAGTTTTAATATTTCGTCAGTTAATTTTTTGTAATGTAAAGTATTATGTTTAATAAGGACTTTTTTGTCTGAAATATGATAAATGTCATGTTTTTTAAGCCCAAGCTCACTTAAATTTGCTAATAAAATCTTAATTAATTATGAAGACAGGATTAAAACTATTAACCTTATTATTCGCTACTCTAATTATGAGTTGTGGAGGAAAAGAAGAAAAGAAAACAGAAAAATTTAGTTACGACAAAAAAGCTCCAGCCACAGAAAAACCGGTAGCAAAGGAAGAAGTAGTTCCTGCCTCTAAACGTGTCGATTTAACGAATAAGGGGATTGGCCCAATAACTTCTGTGACTTTAGATGCTGAAGTTAATCAAGAAATGGCAACTCGTGGTGCAGATATTTTCAAGAAGAATTGTACAGCTTGTCATAGAACCGACAAAAAATTCATTGGTCCAGCTCCAAAAGGTGTTTTAGATATTAGAACTCCAGAGTGGGTAATGAATATGATTTTAAATCCGGAAGTTATGGTAAAAGAAGATCCGTTAGCTAAAGATTTATTAATAGAATTTAATGGCGCACCTATGGCAAACCAACATTTGTCTGAAGAAGAAGCTAGAGCAATATTAGAATATTTCAGAACACTTTAATATTAGGCTTATGAAATCATTAAAAATTTCATTCTTAATTGTAGTAACATTTGGGTTTCTTTTGTCATGTAAAAATGACAAAGAAACCTCTGTAAGTAATTCAACTTCAGCGGCCGAGGCCACAAGATCTAATTCAACTGCAGATCAAGGTCAAGCTTTTATTAAGGACGACGAAGGTAAACCAACAGTACTGAGTATTGCCATGGAATCTCCAGACCATACCACTTTAGTTGCTGCGGTTAAAGCGGCAGGTCTGGAAAATGTATTAGTAAATGCAGGACCGTTAATGGTTTTTGCCCCTACAAACGAAGCTTTTGCAGCTTTACCAGAAGGCACTTTAGAGACCTTATTAAAGCCAGAAAATAAAGATGCTTTGGCTAATATTTTAAAGTATCATGTAACACCAGGAAATTATTCAAAAGACTTTTTAAAGAAATTTAAAGAATTAGGTCAAGCCAACAACCAATATGTAAAGGTAGAAGTTGTAGACGGCGAGCCGGTAATTGGTGGTGCTAAAATTTTAGCTAGTATTCCTGCCGGGAATGGGATTGTGCATGTTATAGACAAGGTATTGCTACCTCCAACCGAATAAATCAAACTATTAAATTATTGACGATAATGATAAAAATTACCAAACTACCTCTTGCTATTCTAGCCATGTTTATGGTGCTTTCAAGTTGTAATGACGCTAAAAAATCTGATGGAAAATCGGGAGCCTTATCAAGTAATGTTGCCGAGAGAGTTTATGTTGCTCCAGGACAGCACGACGAATATTATGCTTTTATTTCTGGAGGTTATAGCGGAAACTTAACCGTATATGGATTGCCATCGGGAAGAATGTTTAAGGAAATTCCTGTGTTCTCTCAATTTCCAACTTCTGGATATGGATATTCTGAAGAAACAAAACCAATGTTGAATACCTCTCACGGCTTTGTGCCTTGGGGAGATGCACATCACCCAGACATTTCTCAAACCAATGGTGAAACAGATGGTCGTTTTGTTTTTATTAACGAAAATAATACGCCTAGAATTGCGAAAGTAGATCTAACAACTTTTGAAACGACAGAGATTATTGAGATTCCTAACAGTGCAGGAAATCATAGTTCTTCTTTCGTAACCGAGAATACAGAGTATGTGGTAGCAGGAACACGTTTTTCTGTTCCAATTCCACAACGCGATATGCCAATTAAAGATTACAAAGGAAATTTTAAAGGCGCCTTATCTTTTTTATCGGTAGAACCAGAGCATGGAACTATGGATCTTTCTTTCCAGATTTTAATGCCTGGATTTAACTACGATTTAGCCCACCCAGGTCGTGGCGAATCTCATGGTTGGTTCTTCTTTTCAACATATAATACAGAAGAAGCAAGCACACTTTTAGAAGTTAATGCCTCGCAAAACGATAAAGATTTTATCGCTGCTGTAAACTGGAAAAAAGCAGAAGAATACATTAAAGCTGGAAAATTTAAAACAATGCCAGCGAATTACGCACACAATGTTTACGATGAAGCTACGCATACGGCAACATCAACAATGAAAAAAGAAGTTCGTGTATTAAATGCATCAGAATTACCAGGATTGGTATATTTATTACCAACACCAAAATCACCTCACGGTTGTGATGTAGATCCTTCTGGACAATACATTGTAGGGAATGGTAAACTTTCTGCTAACTTAACCGTGCATTCATTCACTAAAATGATAGATGCTATTGAAAATAAAAAGTTTGATGGTGAAGCTTACGGTATTCCAATTTTGAAATTTGAAGATGTTCTTGCAGGTGTTGTAGAGCAAGCAGGTTTAGGCCCATTACATACAGAATTTGACGATAAAGGAAATGGTTATACTACGTTCTTTATTTCTTCGGAAGTTGTAAAATGGAAATTAGGTACTTGGGAGGTGTTAGACAGACAACCAACATTTTACTCGGTGGGTCACCTAACAATTCCTGGAGGAAATTCTAGAAAACCTACTGGTAAATATATGTTTGCCATGAATAAAATTACAAAGGACCGTTATTTACCAACGGGACCAGAATTAGAGCATTCAGCACAATTGTATGATATTTCTGGAGATAAAATGGAATTGTTATTAGATTTTCCAACACACGGAGAACCGCATTATGCTGCTGCCATTCTAGCATCTAAAGTAGCTCCTAACTCTAAGAAAATTTATAAGTTAGAAGATAACGAGCATCCTTTTGCTGCCAAAAGCGATAGCGAAACTAAAGTGGTTCGCGATGGTAATACTGTTCATATATACATGACGACTATTAGAAGTCATTTCTCACCAGATAATATCGAGGGGATAAAAGTAGGAGATAAGGTTTACTTCCATGTTACCAATCTCGAACAAGATTTTGATGTGCCTCATGGCTTCGCTGTTATCGGACAAAATACATCAGAGCTTTTAATTATGCCTGGACAAACAAAAACATCGGTTTGGGAGCCTAAACAAGTAGGCGTTTGGCCGTTCTATTGTACAGATTTCTGTTCTGCATTACACCAAGAGATGCAAGGCTATATTCGTGTTTCTGCTGCCGGTGCCGATACCCCACTAAAATGGTCTATGGGTGAAGATATAGAATAAATATATGCTTAGGAGAATTTTATTTTAAGGTTTATTTTCCTACTAAAGGCGGGAGTTGTGTTATCGCTCCCGCCTTTCTTTTTTACAGAGTAATTGATAACTAACCTAAAACTAATCTGTATGTGTTATGAAAAAAGCAGGTATTATAATGATAGTAGGTTCCTTACTTTTATTAGGACTTTTTAAATTTCCATTATGGAACATCATGCTTGGCGCCCCACAATATCCAGATCCCCTGGGAATGAATATTTATGTTGACGGTATTCGAGGGGTATCTGAATTTGATATTCAAAATTTAGACGGATTAAATCATTATATTGGCATGAAAAAAATTCCGAAACCTGAAGAGATGTGGGAGTTTTCCGTGTTTCCAAAGGTGGTTTTAGGCATGTCATTACTTGGTGTTTTATTAGGAATTCTGGGGTTTATGAAAAAAATCAGTCCAAAGTATTTCTTAGGATGGTTTGTGTTAATGGCTGTTTTAGGTATTTTAGGGATGTACGATTTTAATAATTGGTTAATAGATTATGGTAGCAATTTAGATCCGAAAGCGATCATTAAAGCTTATAATCCAGATGGATCGCCAATGGCTTATAAACCACCATTATTAGGCCATAAACAATTATTAAATTTTCATGTAACCTCTTTACCACACACGGGCGGATATTTAATGTTTGTGGGAATGACACTAACACTTATTGCCTATTGGGTAGGTAAAAAATCAACTCAAATGCAATCTAAACGATAAGCGATTTGCAAAACTTTTAAAAATCGAAATTATGCAAACTTTAAAAAAATATTCAGTTTTAGCCTTACTATTATTTTTTCTTGGCTGTAATGTGTCTCCAAAAGCTATAGATTATGGTAATGAAGGCTGTCATTATTGTAGTATGACTATAGTCGATAAAATTCACGCTGCAGAGGTTGTTACAAATAAAGGTAAAGTCTATAAATTCGATGCTACAGAGTGTATGGCTCATTTTATGGAAGATTTTAATCGTTCAGAAATAGCACTTTATTTAGTAAATCATTATTCAAAACCGGAAGTTCTTATAGATGCTACTCAAGCCACTTTTTTGGTAAGTAAAAATATTCCAAGTCCGATGGGAGCCTTTGTAACTGCTTTCCAAGACCATAACATTGCGGAAAAGGTAAAATCGGAACAAGGCGGAACGCTATATACTTGGAACGAAATTTTAGAGCATTTAAAGCAGTAGTTAATGTATAAAAAATTAGCTTGTTTAGTCGTTATGTTTATAACGTGTTACAGTAATGCACAACAAATCGAGGTATGTAGCAACTGTAATATTTCTTCCATTAAAGAGGCTATTGCACAAGCAAAGGATTTTGATACCATTCTTATTCAAAAGGGTACTTATAAGGATCATAATATAGTAGTCGATAAACCTTTAACCATAATCGGAAAAAATTACCCAGTAATTGATGGAGAACTTAAAGGTGAAATTTTTACTATAACGTCAAATCATGTCACTCTAGATGGATTATTCATTATTAATGTTGGTACAAGTTATACAACAGATTTTGCTGCGGTTCGCGTAAAACGTAGCAATCATTTTATAATTAAAAATCTAGTATTAGAGAAGTTGTTCTTTGGTATTTATCTAGAAAAATCGAACAACGGAAAAGTATTTCACAATAAAATAATTGGAGACGCCGTAGAAGAGTATAATTCTGGAAATGGTATTCAATTATGGTATTGTAAAAATGTCGAGATAGAACGCAATCATATAGAACATGTTCGCGATGGTATTTACCTTGAATTTTCAGACCACTGTGTGATTAAAAATAACGTAAGTGTTAATAATGTTAGGTATGGTTTACATTTCATGTTTTCTAACGACGATGATTATATCGATAATACCTTCGAAAATAACGGTGCCGGTGTAGCCGTAATGTTCTCTAAGCGGATTAAAATGATAAATAATCTCTTTAAAGAAAATTGGGGACCAGCGTCTTATGGTATGCTTTTAAAAGAAATAAATGATTCTGAAATTAGGGGTAATACTTTTCAAAAAAACACCATAGGTATAAACATTGAAGGCTCTAATAGAATAAAGTATACCAATAATAATTTTATGAATAACGGTTGGGCTATTAAAGTTCGCGGAGCGTGTTACACCAATAGTTTTACTCAAAACAACTTTTTGTATAACTCCTTCGATATCGCCTACAACAGTCGTGTAAACGACAATACCTTTGAAGGTAATTTTTGGAGCAATTATACCGGATACGATTTAAATAAGGATGGTGTGGGCGATGTACCGTATCGTCCTGTAAAACTGTTTTCTTATATTGTAAATAGAACTCCAGAAACTATCATTTTAATGCGGAGCATGTTTATAGACCTTATCGATTTTTCAGAAAAAGTATCACCCGTCTTTACACCAGATAATTTAATGGATAACGCACCTGCAATACAACAAATAACATGGTAAATATTCAAGACCTACATAAGAGATTTGGAAAAAACAACGTGCTTAAAGGCATCGATTTAGAAATTAAGGAAGGTGGAATCTTCGCGGTGCTTGGCCCTAACGGATCGGGAAAAACGACCTTAATTAAATCGATATTAGGGATGGTAATTCCCGATAAAGGAAACATAACGGTATTAGGAGAAAGCATTAAGAAGAACCCAAATTACCGTCATGAAATTGATTATTTACCACAAATTGCAAATTTTCCGAGCAATTTGAAGGTAAAGGAATTGATTAAAATGATAAAAGATTTACGTAAAAATACCAATCAAGACCTGCATCTTATAGAATTATTGAAACTGGGACCTTTTTTAGATAAAAAATTAGGTAACCTTTCTGGAGGAACAAAACAAAAAGTGAATTTGGTGTTAGCCTTTATGTTCGATAGTCCTATTATTATTTTAGACGAACCAACTACTGGCTTAGACCCAATATCGCTAATCCGTTTAAAAGAACTTATTTTATCGGAAAAGGCGAAAGGAAAAACTATACTCATTACCTCTCATATTATGAGTTTTGTTGAAGAAATGTCAGATGAAATTGTATTTCTTTTAGAAGGTAAGATTTACTTTAAAGGAAGCATTTCAGAATTAAAAACTAAGACAAATCAGCTCGATTTTGAACATGCTATTGCGTCTATATTAAACGAAAATAATGCTTAAAATATTAAAATATAGTTTCTACGATTTAATGCGTAGCCGTTGGAGTTACGTTTACTTTGCGTTCTATTTGTTACTAGGGGTGGTGCTCTTGTTTTTAAACCACGACCTTTCAAAAGCAGTTATAACTTTAATGAATGTTATAATTGTTTTAGTCCCATTAATAGGAACTATTTTTGGAGTCATGTACTATTACAATTCCCAAGAATTTACAGAACTCTTACTCGCACAGCCCTTAAAACGATCTTCCATATTTATGGGACAATATTTAGGAGTCGCTTTATCGCTATCCTTAAGTTTAATTTTAGGATTAGGAATTCCGTTTGTATTCTACGGTTTGTTTAAAAGTAACGCCATTTGGGACTTTTCTTTACTACTAATAACAGGAACTTTTTTAACCTTAATCTTTACGGCATTAGCGTTTAATATCGCGCTGTCTAACGAGAATAAAATTAAAGGTTTTGGCTATGCTATTTTATTATGGCTGTTTCTGGCCATTATTTACGATGGTGTGTTTTTAATGACACTAGTGTATTTTGAAAGCTATCCTTTAGATAAATTATCGCTTATAGGTACTATGTTAAATCCGATCGATTTATCGCGAACCCTTATTTTGTTGAAGTTAGATATCTCGGCTTTATTAGGATATACTGGAGCCGTATTTAAACAATTTTTTGGAACTAACTACGGGCTTATCGTATCGTTAATTACGCTTACTATTTGGGTTATTGTTCCTGTGTTAAGAATTATGCAAAAAGCTAAGAAAAAGGATTTTTAACCGTTTCATTGTGTTGCTAACTTTAGTGGTCTAGAAGATATTGAAAACACTATTTTATAATGAGGAGATATGAATAGACTTAGTGTCACATTTTAGTTATCATCTTGAATTCTGTTTAGAGTCTTCCTAAGTAAGTAAAGCTGTATTGAAGTTGAAATGCGTTCCTGTAAAATTCTTTGCAGTACTAATGACACTCTATTTCACTACTAATAACAGGATTTACTGGAGCGGGAGAGAGGTAGGGAATGCCTAGGCCTAGACCTCTAATAATAAAAAGGATTCCAATTATAATTACAAATACCGGAATGAGTTTCTGGATTCGTTTTTTTGCCAAACTACTCAATAGGTTTCCAAAATAAATGGCTGTCGTCATTAAAGGAATTGTACCTAATCCGAAAAGGAACATATACAAGCTCCCTTGTAAAGGTTCAGCTGTAGCGATAGACGATAGAACCGCCATATACACTAAGCCACAAGGTAGAAATCCGTTTAAAAAACCGATGGTTAAAAAGGTATCTGCTGTTTTTTTCTGAAGTGCAACACCCATTCCTTTTTTTACTTTGGAAATTATACTGAAAATGGGCTTCGAGAAATTGTATTTGCTAAAGGTTTTATAGGGCAATAAAACCACAATAATTAAACACACTCCAATAAGTATTGATAGCTTTTGCTGAAGTCCGAAAATGTATAACCCCTTACCAATAAACCCGAAAATTAATCCAATAATGCTGTAGGCTAATAATCGGCCAAAGTGATAGGTGAATATCTGGCTTACTTTTTTCAACGTATTACTACGATCTACAGGAAGCATAAAGGCGATTGGCCCACACATGCCAATACAATGAAAACTTCCTAATAGGCCAAATATAAACGCTGAAAGAAACATTTAATAGGTTATTGATTCCTTAAAAAGATAACTCGAGTCGTTATTTTTCCAATCGACTTTCATATCCCAACGGCCATCCAAAAGGCGGTCTTTTGGGATGAGAAAAGTGTGATTTTCTACCTTAATTGGTAATTGAAAATCTAATGCTTTATTTGAAGGACGATATAAGGACACCGTTCCAGAGATATTAGAGGCTTTAAATGCCGTAGGGAACTGTATTAAAATCCCTTTATCTGTAGACGTCCATGTAACATCATCTTCAAGTGTTCTGGCATTTTGTTCTTTAGTAATATCATTTTGGAAGCTTAATTCTTGTTTGTAATAATCGTCGACTACTAAATCGTGATTAAAACGATCGCCAACCATCATATTATATACAAAATATAATATAAACGATATAAAACACACAAAAGCAATAACAATTCCTGTTCCCCAATTTATTTTCATAATGATAAGCTTTAGTCTTTTTAATTATTTGTAGCTTCTTGGTCCTAAGAAACTAACAGTAGTGGTTTCAATCAATTTATCGTGACTGTAAACTTCAAGGGTAAGTTCGTTTTTATCTCCTTTTAAATCAGATTGTTTGATTTCGATAAATAAAGTACCTTCTGCCAAACCTTGACCAGGAACAACAAAAGTATCTGAAGCTGAAACTAATTTAATTTCGCCAGGATAATCCGCGAGTTTAAACGTTACATCGTCAATATCGTCGTTAGTTTTATTGATCAATTTATAGGTGAAAACGTTACTAATAATGTTGTTCTCTTTGTGTTGATATAACTGGCCTGGTAATCTTAACACTGTAGCTTCTAAAGCATTTCTAGAAAACAGCATACCACCCCAAACCACGAGTAGAACGATTAAAACAGCACTGTAACCTTTTAAACGTGCTGTAAATTTAAATTTCTCCTTTTTCTCAATTTCGTCTTCACTAGCATATCTAATAAGTCCACGCGGAAAACCTACGCTATCCATTATGGTATCACACTCGTCTATACAAGCGGTACAATTAACACATTCTAATTGTGTACCATTTCTAATATCTATACCAGTAGGGCAGACGTTTACACATTGAAAACAGTCTAT encodes:
- a CDS encoding fasciclin domain-containing protein, producing MKSLKISFLIVVTFGFLLSCKNDKETSVSNSTSAAEATRSNSTADQGQAFIKDDEGKPTVLSIAMESPDHTTLVAAVKAAGLENVLVNAGPLMVFAPTNEAFAALPEGTLETLLKPENKDALANILKYHVTPGNYSKDFLKKFKELGQANNQYVKVEVVDGEPVIGGAKILASIPAGNGIVHVIDKVLLPPTE
- a CDS encoding nitrous oxide reductase family maturation protein NosD, with the protein product MYKKLACLVVMFITCYSNAQQIEVCSNCNISSIKEAIAQAKDFDTILIQKGTYKDHNIVVDKPLTIIGKNYPVIDGELKGEIFTITSNHVTLDGLFIINVGTSYTTDFAAVRVKRSNHFIIKNLVLEKLFFGIYLEKSNNGKVFHNKIIGDAVEEYNSGNGIQLWYCKNVEIERNHIEHVRDGIYLEFSDHCVIKNNVSVNNVRYGLHFMFSNDDDYIDNTFENNGAGVAVMFSKRIKMINNLFKENWGPASYGMLLKEINDSEIRGNTFQKNTIGINIEGSNRIKYTNNNFMNNGWAIKVRGACYTNSFTQNNFLYNSFDIAYNSRVNDNTFEGNFWSNYTGYDLNKDGVGDVPYRPVKLFSYIVNRTPETIILMRSMFIDLIDFSEKVSPVFTPDNLMDNAPAIQQITW
- a CDS encoding nitrous oxide metabolic protein — protein: MLKILKYSFYDLMRSRWSYVYFAFYLLLGVVLLFLNHDLSKAVITLMNVIIVLVPLIGTIFGVMYYYNSQEFTELLLAQPLKRSSIFMGQYLGVALSLSLSLILGLGIPFVFYGLFKSNAIWDFSLLLITGTFLTLIFTALAFNIALSNENKIKGFGYAILLWLFLAIIYDGVFLMTLVYFESYPLDKLSLIGTMLNPIDLSRTLILLKLDISALLGYTGAVFKQFFGTNYGLIVSLITLTIWVIVPVLRIMQKAKKKDF
- a CDS encoding ABC transporter ATP-binding protein, which encodes MVNIQDLHKRFGKNNVLKGIDLEIKEGGIFAVLGPNGSGKTTLIKSILGMVIPDKGNITVLGESIKKNPNYRHEIDYLPQIANFPSNLKVKELIKMIKDLRKNTNQDLHLIELLKLGPFLDKKLGNLSGGTKQKVNLVLAFMFDSPIIILDEPTTGLDPISLIRLKELILSEKAKGKTILITSHIMSFVEEMSDEIVFLLEGKIYFKGSISELKTKTNQLDFEHAIASILNENNA
- a CDS encoding sulfite exporter TauE/SafE family protein; translation: MFLSAFIFGLLGSFHCIGMCGPIAFMLPVDRSNTLKKVSQIFTYHFGRLLAYSIIGLIFGFIGKGLYIFGLQQKLSILIGVCLIIVVLLPYKTFSKYNFSKPIFSIISKVKKGMGVALQKKTADTFLTIGFLNGFLPCGLVYMAVLSSIATAEPLQGSLYMFLFGLGTIPLMTTAIYFGNLLSSLAKKRIQKLIPVFVIIIGILFIIRGLGLGIPYLSPAPVNPVISSEIECH
- a CDS encoding superoxide dismutase family protein, whose product is MKKGTILIAALALVFATSCKSDKKETKVADTPTPPPTEQKAEPVVKKVKVALEAKSDSGVSGNAVFTEENGTVTMVAVFEGLTPGVHAIHLHEKADCSSPDGKSTGGHWNPTAQNHGKWGDTAGGYHKGDIGNFTADENGNGTITFTTDEWCIGCGDVNKNIIGKGIIVHQGEDDFKTQPTGDAGGRVSCGGIIE
- a CDS encoding nitrous oxide reductase accessory protein NosL gives rise to the protein MQTLKKYSVLALLLFFLGCNVSPKAIDYGNEGCHYCSMTIVDKIHAAEVVTNKGKVYKFDATECMAHFMEDFNRSEIALYLVNHYSKPEVLIDATQATFLVSKNIPSPMGAFVTAFQDHNIAEKVKSEQGGTLYTWNEILEHLKQ
- the nosZ gene encoding Sec-dependent nitrous-oxide reductase, which encodes MIKITKLPLAILAMFMVLSSCNDAKKSDGKSGALSSNVAERVYVAPGQHDEYYAFISGGYSGNLTVYGLPSGRMFKEIPVFSQFPTSGYGYSEETKPMLNTSHGFVPWGDAHHPDISQTNGETDGRFVFINENNTPRIAKVDLTTFETTEIIEIPNSAGNHSSSFVTENTEYVVAGTRFSVPIPQRDMPIKDYKGNFKGALSFLSVEPEHGTMDLSFQILMPGFNYDLAHPGRGESHGWFFFSTYNTEEASTLLEVNASQNDKDFIAAVNWKKAEEYIKAGKFKTMPANYAHNVYDEATHTATSTMKKEVRVLNASELPGLVYLLPTPKSPHGCDVDPSGQYIVGNGKLSANLTVHSFTKMIDAIENKKFDGEAYGIPILKFEDVLAGVVEQAGLGPLHTEFDDKGNGYTTFFISSEVVKWKLGTWEVLDRQPTFYSVGHLTIPGGNSRKPTGKYMFAMNKITKDRYLPTGPELEHSAQLYDISGDKMELLLDFPTHGEPHYAAAILASKVAPNSKKIYKLEDNEHPFAAKSDSETKVVRDGNTVHIYMTTIRSHFSPDNIEGIKVGDKVYFHVTNLEQDFDVPHGFAVIGQNTSELLIMPGQTKTSVWEPKQVGVWPFYCTDFCSALHQEMQGYIRVSAAGADTPLKWSMGEDIE
- a CDS encoding cytochrome c — protein: MKTGLKLLTLLFATLIMSCGGKEEKKTEKFSYDKKAPATEKPVAKEEVVPASKRVDLTNKGIGPITSVTLDAEVNQEMATRGADIFKKNCTACHRTDKKFIGPAPKGVLDIRTPEWVMNMILNPEVMVKEDPLAKDLLIEFNGAPMANQHLSEEEARAILEYFRTL
- a CDS encoding FixH family protein, which produces MKINWGTGIVIAFVCFISFILYFVYNMMVGDRFNHDLVVDDYYKQELSFQNDITKEQNARTLEDDVTWTSTDKGILIQFPTAFKASNISGTVSLYRPSNKALDFQLPIKVENHTFLIPKDRLLDGRWDMKVDWKNNDSSYLFKESITY